One Stigmatella aurantiaca genomic region harbors:
- a CDS encoding M3 family metallopeptidase yields MPATPDAALLVTCPPDVFRRASEEALAQARSGIERFKSLPAPRNTREALEIYDEATAALSDASARASVVRHSHPDSAMRQSAEASEQELENLATEISLDRGVYDVIASLDVSQEDAPTKKWVEKLLRDFRRSGVDRDQATRDRVKALQEELVRIGQEFDRNIRGDVRTVELPPSALEGLPADYVRSHPPGADGKVRITTDYPDLVPFMTYAKDGTAREKLWRANRSRAYPRNVPVLQSLLERRHELASLLGYSSWAAYATEDKMIRSERNAGDFIEKIAAASGERCRRDYQTLLERKRKDDPGARQVDPWDQGYLDDRVKAEQYSFDSQAIRPYFEYTRVKEGVLGLTARLFGVNYRRLPDAPVWHPDVEAYDIFQGDTQVGRFYLDMHPRADKYKHAAQFTLATGKRDRRLPEAVLMCNFPKPGAEPALMLHRDVETFFHEFGHLLHHLFGGHTPWAGLSGVRTEWDFVEAPSQMLEEWARDVAALQTFAKHHETGEPLPAETIERMKRADDFGKGLHVRQQMFYAALSLELYRREPKGLDTTALVRELQGKYTPFPYVEGTYFHLSFGHLDGYSAIYYTYMWSLVIAKDLFTVFQDQGMLNPAPAQAYRRAVLEPGGSKDAALLVKDFLGRDYDFRAYETWLNAG; encoded by the coding sequence GTGCCTGCCACTCCCGATGCGGCCCTTCTCGTGACCTGCCCGCCGGACGTCTTCCGCCGTGCCAGCGAAGAGGCCCTGGCTCAAGCCCGCTCCGGCATCGAGCGCTTCAAGTCCCTGCCCGCGCCGCGCAACACGCGCGAGGCCCTCGAAATCTACGACGAGGCCACCGCCGCCCTCTCGGACGCCAGCGCCCGCGCCAGCGTCGTGCGCCACAGCCACCCGGACTCGGCCATGCGCCAGTCCGCCGAGGCCTCCGAGCAGGAGCTGGAGAACCTCGCCACCGAAATCTCTCTCGACCGGGGCGTGTATGACGTCATCGCCTCGCTCGATGTCTCCCAGGAGGACGCGCCCACGAAGAAGTGGGTGGAGAAGCTCCTGCGGGACTTCCGGCGCTCGGGCGTGGACCGGGACCAGGCCACCCGGGACCGGGTGAAGGCGCTCCAGGAGGAGCTGGTCCGCATCGGCCAGGAGTTCGACCGCAACATCCGGGGTGATGTGCGCACCGTGGAGCTGCCGCCCTCCGCCCTGGAGGGGCTGCCCGCGGACTATGTGCGCTCCCACCCCCCGGGCGCGGACGGCAAGGTGCGCATCACCACCGACTACCCGGACCTCGTGCCCTTCATGACGTACGCGAAGGACGGCACGGCGCGCGAGAAGCTCTGGCGCGCCAACCGCTCCCGCGCCTACCCGCGCAACGTCCCGGTTCTCCAGAGCCTGCTGGAGCGGCGCCACGAGCTGGCCTCGCTGCTCGGCTATTCGAGCTGGGCGGCCTACGCCACCGAGGACAAGATGATCCGCAGCGAGCGGAACGCCGGGGACTTCATCGAGAAGATCGCCGCCGCCTCCGGTGAGCGCTGCCGCCGCGACTACCAGACGTTGCTGGAGCGCAAGCGCAAGGACGACCCGGGCGCCCGCCAGGTGGACCCGTGGGACCAGGGCTACCTGGATGACCGGGTGAAGGCGGAGCAGTACAGCTTCGACTCGCAGGCCATCCGGCCCTACTTCGAGTACACGCGCGTGAAGGAGGGCGTGCTGGGGCTCACCGCGCGCCTGTTCGGCGTGAACTACCGGCGGCTCCCGGATGCGCCCGTGTGGCACCCGGACGTGGAGGCGTACGACATCTTCCAGGGCGACACCCAGGTGGGGCGCTTCTACCTGGACATGCACCCCCGGGCCGACAAGTACAAGCACGCCGCCCAGTTCACCCTGGCCACCGGCAAGAGGGACCGCCGCCTGCCCGAGGCGGTGCTCATGTGCAACTTCCCCAAGCCCGGCGCCGAGCCCGCGCTGATGCTCCACCGGGACGTGGAGACGTTCTTCCACGAGTTCGGCCACCTGCTGCACCACCTCTTCGGCGGACACACCCCCTGGGCGGGCCTGTCCGGGGTGCGCACCGAGTGGGATTTCGTGGAGGCGCCCTCGCAGATGCTGGAGGAGTGGGCCCGGGACGTGGCCGCGCTGCAGACCTTCGCCAAGCACCACGAGACGGGCGAGCCGCTGCCCGCGGAGACCATCGAGCGCATGAAGCGCGCGGATGACTTCGGCAAGGGCCTGCACGTGCGCCAGCAGATGTTCTACGCGGCGCTCAGCCTGGAGCTCTACCGCCGCGAGCCCAAGGGGCTGGACACCACCGCGCTCGTGCGCGAGCTGCAGGGCAAGTACACGCCGTTCCCCTACGTGGAGGGCACCTACTTCCACCTCTCCTTCGGGCACCTGGATGGGTACTCGGCCATCTACTACACGTACATGTGGTCCCTGGTCATCGCGAAGGACCTCTTCACCGTGTTCCAGGACCAGGGGATGCTCAACCCCGCGCCCGCGCAGGCCTACCGGCGCGCGGTGCTGGAGCCCGGAGGCTCCAAGGACGCCGCGCTCCTGGTGAAGGACTTCCTCGGCCGCGACTACGACTTCCGCGCCTACGAGACGTGGCTCAACGCGGGGTGA
- a CDS encoding glycogen/starch/alpha-glucan phosphorylase, producing MAEPLRSTPPSSPQTPDEDAARTGREPENVRRGFLEHVRFSRGKNPETATAHDRFMALSLAVRDRLAHRWVKTARTYYEQDVKRAYYLSAEYLLGRALGNNLINTGMYEAAEQAMREVGVDLTTLIEMEPDAGLGNGGLGRLAACFLDSLATLAYPGMGYGIRYEFGIFSQDFVNGHQVERADEWLKFGNPWEIVRPEKAVPVRFFGRVEHHRGADGQSVARWVGGKTVIGVPFDTPIAGFGNNTVNTLRLWQARASEEFDLLLFNAGDYERSVVEKNDSEVISKVLYPNDAFQAGKELRLKQEYFFVACSIADIVRRYLKTHTDFRQFPAKAAIQLNDTHPAIAVAELMRVLVDDKRLGWEEAFHITQQTFGYTNHTLLAEAMEKWPVTLFERLLPRHLEIIYEINQRFLRQVQIRYPFDQERMQRMSLVEEGHEKMIRMAHLAVVGSHSVNGVAALHTDLLRRDVLTDFAAMYPERFNNKTNGVTPRRWLTWCNPRLSKLITSRIGHGWETDLDKLRKLEEHAQDAAFRKAFREVKQQNKQDLATYVSELCKVDLNPEAIFDVQIKRLHEYKRQLLNALHTVVLWMRARRDPSTIIHPRTFLFGAKAAPGYQSAKLIIRLINGIAEVVNSDAGTTGLQVLFLPNYRVSLAERIIPAADVSEQISTAGMEASGTGNMKLMLNGALTLGTLDGANVEIRDEVGDENFFLFGLTADEVIERKRTGYRPREVYHQHQELREAIDLISSGFFSPEDKHLFKPLVDSLLEEDRYLVLADFESYRAKQEDVARAYLDPDTWTRKCILNVARAGIFSSDRTIRQYAEEIWRVKQTPVES from the coding sequence ATGGCTGAACCGCTGAGGTCCACCCCCCCCAGCTCCCCGCAGACCCCCGACGAGGATGCCGCTCGCACCGGACGGGAGCCCGAGAACGTACGCCGTGGCTTTCTGGAGCACGTGCGCTTCTCGCGCGGGAAGAACCCCGAGACCGCCACCGCGCATGACCGCTTCATGGCGCTGTCCCTCGCCGTGCGGGACCGGCTGGCCCACCGCTGGGTGAAGACGGCGCGCACCTACTACGAGCAGGACGTGAAGCGCGCCTATTACCTGTCCGCGGAGTACCTGCTGGGGCGGGCGCTGGGCAACAACCTCATCAACACCGGCATGTACGAGGCCGCCGAGCAGGCCATGCGCGAGGTGGGGGTGGACCTCACCACCCTCATCGAGATGGAGCCGGACGCGGGCCTGGGCAACGGCGGCCTGGGACGGCTGGCCGCGTGCTTCCTGGACTCGCTGGCCACCCTCGCCTACCCGGGCATGGGCTACGGCATCCGCTACGAGTTCGGCATCTTCTCGCAGGACTTCGTCAACGGCCACCAGGTGGAGCGCGCCGACGAGTGGCTGAAGTTCGGCAACCCCTGGGAGATCGTCCGGCCGGAGAAGGCCGTGCCCGTGCGCTTCTTCGGGCGCGTGGAGCACCACCGCGGCGCGGATGGCCAGTCCGTGGCGCGCTGGGTGGGCGGCAAGACGGTCATCGGCGTGCCCTTCGACACCCCGATCGCCGGCTTTGGCAACAACACCGTCAACACCCTGCGGCTGTGGCAGGCGCGCGCCAGCGAGGAGTTCGACCTGCTGCTGTTCAACGCGGGCGACTACGAGCGCTCGGTGGTGGAGAAGAACGACTCGGAAGTCATCTCCAAGGTCCTCTACCCCAACGACGCGTTCCAGGCGGGCAAGGAGCTGCGGCTCAAGCAGGAGTACTTCTTCGTCGCGTGCTCCATCGCGGACATCGTCCGGCGCTACCTGAAGACGCACACGGACTTCCGGCAGTTCCCCGCCAAGGCGGCCATCCAGCTCAACGACACGCACCCGGCCATCGCGGTGGCCGAGCTGATGCGCGTGCTGGTGGATGACAAGCGCCTGGGCTGGGAGGAGGCGTTCCACATCACCCAGCAGACCTTCGGCTACACCAACCACACGCTCCTGGCGGAGGCCATGGAGAAGTGGCCGGTGACGCTCTTCGAGCGCCTGCTGCCCCGGCACCTGGAGATCATCTACGAAATCAACCAGCGCTTCCTGCGCCAGGTGCAGATCCGCTACCCGTTCGACCAGGAGCGGATGCAGCGGATGAGCCTGGTGGAAGAGGGCCACGAGAAGATGATCCGCATGGCGCACCTGGCGGTGGTGGGCAGCCACAGCGTCAACGGCGTGGCGGCGCTGCACACGGACCTGCTGCGGCGCGACGTGCTCACGGACTTCGCGGCGATGTACCCGGAGCGCTTCAACAACAAGACGAACGGCGTCACCCCCCGGCGCTGGCTGACGTGGTGCAACCCGCGCCTGTCCAAGCTCATCACCTCGCGGATCGGCCACGGCTGGGAGACGGACCTCGACAAGCTGCGCAAGCTGGAGGAGCACGCCCAGGACGCGGCCTTCCGCAAGGCGTTCCGCGAGGTGAAGCAGCAGAACAAGCAGGACCTGGCCACGTACGTGAGCGAGCTGTGCAAGGTGGACCTCAACCCGGAGGCCATCTTCGACGTGCAGATCAAACGTCTGCACGAGTACAAGCGCCAGCTGCTCAACGCGCTGCACACCGTGGTGCTGTGGATGCGGGCCCGGAGAGACCCCTCCACCATCATCCACCCGCGGACCTTCCTCTTCGGGGCGAAGGCGGCGCCGGGCTACCAGTCCGCCAAGCTCATCATCCGGCTCATCAACGGCATCGCCGAGGTGGTCAACAGCGACGCGGGCACCACGGGGCTGCAGGTGCTGTTCCTGCCCAACTACCGGGTGAGCCTCGCCGAGCGCATCATCCCGGCGGCGGACGTGTCCGAGCAGATCTCCACCGCGGGCATGGAGGCGTCCGGCACGGGCAACATGAAGCTGATGCTCAACGGCGCGCTGACGCTGGGCACGCTGGATGGCGCCAACGTGGAGATCCGCGACGAGGTGGGCGACGAGAACTTCTTCCTCTTCGGGCTCACCGCGGACGAGGTCATCGAGCGCAAGCGCACCGGGTACCGGCCGCGCGAGGTGTACCACCAGCACCAGGAGCTCCGGGAGGCGATCGATCTCATCTCCTCGGGCTTCTTCTCGCCGGAGGACAAGCACCTCTTCAAGCCGCTGGTGGACAGCCTGCTGGAGGAGGACCGCTACCTCGTCCTGGCGGACTTCGAGTCCTACCGCGCGAAGCAGGAGGACGTGGCGCGGGCCTACCTCGACCCGGACACCTGGACGCGCAAGTGCATCCTCAACGTGGCCCGGGCCGGCATCTTCTCCTCGGATCGCACCATCCGGCAGTACGCGGAGGAGATCTGGCGGGTGAAGCAGACCCCCGTGGAGTCCTGA
- a CDS encoding DUF2378 family protein has product MPSDSHELQQRLALVQPTHMVRGLAFNAVLAVVAARQGDEAAAALVQRVGLPRCVDFFSYPAGDFLGLLFATADLLEPELGSAEAVWQACGAACLEHFFYMSTVGRALAKLIGRNDPRRAFSYTPIAYSTLVNYGSHDCRDMGAHRLRLVFKGDMQPAAFHEGTLRAALQVVGVEGTVKCTPHALDHTEFLLEWA; this is encoded by the coding sequence ATGCCCAGCGACAGCCATGAGCTCCAGCAGCGCCTGGCCTTGGTGCAGCCAACACACATGGTGAGGGGGCTGGCCTTCAACGCCGTGCTGGCGGTGGTGGCTGCCCGCCAGGGCGACGAGGCCGCCGCGGCGCTCGTCCAGCGCGTGGGCTTGCCGCGCTGCGTTGATTTCTTTTCCTACCCGGCGGGCGACTTCCTGGGGCTGCTGTTCGCCACCGCGGACCTGCTGGAGCCGGAGCTGGGCTCGGCCGAGGCGGTCTGGCAGGCGTGCGGCGCGGCGTGCCTGGAGCACTTCTTCTACATGTCCACCGTGGGCCGGGCGCTGGCGAAGCTCATCGGCCGGAATGATCCCCGGCGCGCTTTCTCCTACACGCCCATCGCGTACTCCACCCTGGTGAACTACGGCTCCCACGACTGCCGGGACATGGGCGCGCACCGGCTGCGGCTCGTGTTCAAGGGCGACATGCAGCCAGCCGCGTTCCACGAGGGCACGCTGCGCGCCGCGCTCCAGGTGGTGGGCGTGGAGGGCACGGTGAAGTGCACCCCCCACGCGCTGGACCACACGGAGTTCCTGCTGGAGTGGGCCTGA
- a CDS encoding peptidoglycan DD-metalloendopeptidase family protein: MRFAPLLCLAALLAAPLASASSRYEVRNRRIEPRQTLAQALHTAALPDAQVEAVISALEGVFDFRKSRVGDQFRLVMRNGELDFFDYRQSTVDEWQVRRDGEKYVGSKRTIEVEKQVALVTLEISTSLYEAALAAGEDPGIGMVLADVFAWDIDFYRDTRKGDRARALVEKFVSKGRVLRYGEVLAAAYDGGLVGTKRVFRYALPDGQATYFQEDGSSARKTFLKSPLKYAHVTSGFGSRLHPVLKYLKNHNGVDYGAPIGTPVWAVADGTVTTAAHTGAGGNTVCVRHTNGFETCYLHLSKFGAGVRAGSRVSQKQVIAYSGNTGRSTGPHLHFALKRGGQFVNPLNQKFPRADPLAKALLPDYLSKVQVLASQLDSVSVAASAASAGPGPRAAP; encoded by the coding sequence ATGCGATTCGCCCCCCTGCTCTGCCTGGCGGCCCTCCTCGCCGCGCCGCTTGCCTCCGCCTCGTCCCGTTATGAAGTGAGAAACCGCCGCATCGAGCCGCGGCAGACGCTCGCGCAGGCCCTGCACACCGCGGCGCTGCCGGACGCGCAGGTGGAGGCCGTCATCTCCGCGCTGGAGGGCGTGTTCGACTTCCGCAAGTCCCGGGTGGGCGACCAGTTCCGGCTGGTGATGCGCAACGGGGAGCTGGACTTCTTCGACTACCGGCAGAGCACCGTGGATGAGTGGCAGGTGCGCCGCGATGGCGAGAAGTACGTGGGCAGCAAGCGCACCATCGAAGTCGAGAAGCAGGTGGCGCTGGTGACGCTGGAGATCAGCACCTCGCTCTACGAGGCGGCGCTGGCGGCCGGCGAGGACCCGGGCATTGGCATGGTGCTGGCGGACGTGTTCGCCTGGGACATCGACTTCTACCGGGACACGCGCAAGGGAGACCGGGCGCGCGCGCTGGTGGAGAAGTTCGTCTCCAAGGGCCGCGTGCTGCGCTACGGCGAGGTGCTGGCGGCCGCCTATGATGGCGGGCTGGTGGGCACCAAGCGGGTGTTCCGCTACGCGCTGCCGGACGGCCAGGCCACCTACTTCCAGGAGGATGGCTCGAGCGCGCGCAAGACATTCCTCAAGAGCCCGCTGAAGTACGCCCACGTCACCAGCGGCTTCGGCTCGCGCTTGCACCCGGTGCTCAAGTACCTGAAGAACCACAACGGCGTGGACTACGGCGCGCCCATTGGCACCCCGGTGTGGGCCGTGGCCGACGGCACGGTGACGACGGCGGCCCACACGGGCGCGGGCGGCAACACCGTCTGCGTGCGGCACACCAACGGCTTCGAGACCTGCTACCTGCACCTGTCCAAGTTCGGCGCCGGCGTGCGCGCGGGCTCCCGGGTGAGCCAGAAGCAGGTGATTGCCTACTCGGGCAACACCGGGCGCAGCACCGGCCCCCACCTGCACTTCGCCCTCAAGCGCGGCGGGCAGTTCGTCAACCCGCTCAACCAGAAGTTCCCCCGCGCCGACCCTCTGGCCAAGGCCCTGCTGCCCGACTACCTGTCCAAGGTCCAGGTGCTGGCCTCGCAGCTCGACTCGGTGTCCGTGGCCGCCTCGGCCGCCTCCGCCGGGCCGGGCCCGCGCGCGGCCCCCTGA
- a CDS encoding SpoVR family protein: MPKSLTPRLAALNEEILGHAREFGLDFFETIFEVVTYDEMNMVASYGGFPNRYPHWRWGMEYEQLSKGYEYGLSKIYELVINNDPCYAYLLESNADVDQKLVMAHVYGHCDFFKNNFSFRHTNRRMIDEMANHATRVRRWIDKIGVEKVEDFIDKALSLENLIDQHAPHIRRNPDPKRAEDEAKSNERVEGFKVNREYMRGFINPSEFLDSQRKKVEEEKQKAKKFPERPQRDVLFFLLEHAPLEQWEADILGILRDEAYYFAPQGQTKIMNEGWASYWHSTIMTRRALKDDEIIDYADRHSGTMSTRPGSLNPYKLGIELWRDIEDRWNKGRFGKEWDECDDLRARSTWDKKLGAGREKIFEVRKHYNDITFIDTFLTAEFALEQKLFVYGFNDKRNSWEILDREFRKVKSKLLQGLTNFGQPIIEVVDGNFENRSELLMAHKHDGQDLKGDYARETLRNLQALWRRPVNIVTRYDGKGVMLRYDGQNHSEKKVDL; the protein is encoded by the coding sequence ATGCCCAAGAGCCTCACCCCCCGGTTGGCCGCGCTGAACGAGGAGATCCTGGGCCACGCTCGCGAGTTCGGCCTCGACTTCTTCGAGACCATCTTCGAGGTGGTCACCTACGACGAGATGAACATGGTGGCCTCCTACGGAGGCTTCCCCAACCGCTACCCGCACTGGCGCTGGGGCATGGAGTACGAGCAGCTCTCCAAGGGCTACGAGTACGGGCTGTCGAAAATCTACGAGCTCGTCATCAACAACGACCCCTGCTACGCGTACCTCCTGGAGAGCAACGCGGACGTGGACCAGAAGCTGGTGATGGCCCACGTGTACGGGCACTGCGACTTCTTCAAGAACAACTTCTCGTTCCGCCACACCAACCGGCGGATGATCGACGAGATGGCCAACCACGCCACGCGCGTGCGGCGGTGGATCGACAAGATCGGCGTGGAGAAGGTCGAGGACTTCATCGACAAGGCGCTCAGCCTCGAGAACCTCATCGACCAGCACGCCCCGCACATCCGCCGCAACCCGGACCCCAAGCGGGCCGAGGACGAGGCCAAGAGCAACGAGCGCGTGGAGGGCTTCAAGGTCAACCGCGAGTACATGCGCGGCTTCATCAACCCCTCCGAGTTCCTCGACTCCCAGCGCAAGAAGGTCGAGGAGGAGAAGCAGAAGGCCAAGAAGTTCCCCGAGCGCCCCCAGCGCGACGTGCTCTTCTTCCTCCTGGAGCACGCCCCCCTGGAGCAGTGGGAGGCGGACATCCTCGGCATCTTGCGCGACGAGGCCTACTACTTCGCCCCCCAGGGCCAGACGAAGATCATGAACGAGGGCTGGGCCAGCTACTGGCACTCCACCATCATGACGCGCCGGGCCCTCAAGGACGACGAGATCATCGACTACGCGGACCGGCACTCGGGCACCATGAGCACCCGCCCCGGCTCCCTCAACCCGTACAAGCTCGGCATCGAGCTGTGGCGGGACATCGAGGACCGGTGGAACAAGGGCCGCTTCGGCAAGGAATGGGACGAGTGCGATGACCTCCGGGCCCGCAGCACCTGGGACAAGAAGCTGGGCGCCGGGCGCGAGAAGATTTTCGAGGTCCGCAAGCACTACAACGACATCACCTTCATCGACACCTTCCTCACCGCCGAGTTCGCCCTGGAGCAGAAGCTGTTCGTCTACGGCTTCAACGACAAGCGGAATTCTTGGGAAATCCTGGACCGGGAGTTCCGGAAGGTGAAGTCCAAGCTGCTGCAGGGGCTGACGAACTTCGGCCAGCCCATCATCGAGGTGGTGGACGGCAACTTCGAGAACCGCAGCGAGCTGCTCATGGCGCACAAGCACGACGGGCAGGACCTGAAGGGGGACTACGCCCGGGAGACGCTGCGCAACCTGCAAGCCCTGTGGCGCCGGCCCGTCAACATCGTTACCCGGTACGACGGCAAGGGTGTCATGCTACGCTACGACGGTCAGAACCACTCGGAGAAGAAGGTCGACCTGTAG
- a CDS encoding DUF444 family protein: protein MSLKIHQDHSRFKAIVRGKIKANLRKYVQKGEMLGKKGKDAISIPIPFIDIPRFKYGHKEQGGVGQGDGEVGQSLGPGQQQPGDGHQAGQGEGEHALEVDITLDELAQILGEELQLPHIERRHNEKLVTQRIRYTGINTTGPESLRHFKRTFKQALKRQIATGTYDARNPVIIPTREDRRYRSYKLQDLPETNAVIIYMMDVSGSMGDEQKEIVRVESFWLDTWLRHQYKGLEARYIIHDAVAREVDRETFFHTRESGGTMISSAYKLCRDIILADYPKSAWNIYPFHFSDGDNWSADDTRQCIEMLRNDILPSVNQFAYGQVESPYGSGQFIKDLREAVGAQQNVALSEIADKDAIYNSIKDFLGKGR, encoded by the coding sequence GTGTCGCTGAAGATCCACCAGGACCACTCCCGCTTCAAGGCCATCGTCCGGGGCAAAATCAAAGCCAACCTGCGCAAGTACGTGCAGAAGGGCGAGATGCTCGGCAAGAAGGGCAAGGATGCCATCTCCATCCCCATCCCCTTCATCGACATCCCGCGCTTCAAGTACGGCCACAAGGAGCAGGGCGGCGTGGGGCAGGGAGACGGTGAGGTGGGTCAGTCGCTCGGCCCCGGGCAGCAGCAGCCCGGGGACGGGCACCAGGCCGGCCAGGGTGAGGGCGAGCACGCCCTGGAAGTCGACATCACCCTGGACGAGCTGGCCCAGATTCTGGGTGAGGAGCTGCAGCTGCCGCACATCGAGCGGCGGCACAACGAGAAGCTCGTCACCCAGCGCATCCGCTACACCGGCATCAACACCACGGGCCCCGAGTCGCTGCGCCACTTCAAGCGCACCTTCAAGCAGGCCCTGAAGCGGCAGATCGCCACCGGCACCTACGACGCGCGCAACCCCGTCATCATCCCCACCCGGGAGGACCGGCGCTACCGCAGCTACAAGCTGCAAGATTTGCCGGAGACCAACGCGGTCATCATCTACATGATGGACGTGTCGGGCTCGATGGGCGACGAGCAGAAGGAAATTGTCCGCGTGGAGAGCTTCTGGCTCGATACGTGGCTGCGCCACCAGTACAAGGGGCTGGAGGCGCGCTACATCATCCATGACGCCGTGGCGCGCGAGGTGGACCGGGAGACGTTCTTCCACACCCGCGAGTCCGGCGGCACGATGATCTCCAGCGCCTACAAGCTCTGCCGGGACATCATCCTGGCCGACTACCCCAAGAGCGCCTGGAACATCTACCCGTTCCACTTCTCGGACGGGGACAACTGGAGCGCGGACGACACGCGCCAGTGCATCGAGATGCTGCGCAACGACATCCTGCCCTCGGTGAACCAGTTCGCCTACGGCCAGGTGGAGAGCCCCTACGGCAGCGGGCAGTTCATCAAGGATCTGCGCGAGGCGGTGGGCGCCCAGCAGAACGTGGCCCTGAGCGAGATCGCCGACAAGGACGCCATCTACAACTCCATCAAGGACTTCCTCGGCAAGGGCCGCTGA